In Uranotaenia lowii strain MFRU-FL chromosome 2, ASM2978415v1, whole genome shotgun sequence, one genomic interval encodes:
- the LOC129741146 gene encoding uncharacterized protein LOC129741146 — protein sequence MHHRSLQPVIIFSRFSTWNKLLRATAYVLRYLNYITEKLLTTGPLQQPELHKASVGVLKLVQKESFPEEISSLENKRNENGQKPIGKHSSIYKLMPFLDDEGLLRERGRIGAVADVAYDTRHPIILPKNHYVTHLIIFEFHKLFHHRNNETVVNELRQIYYIPRIRVLVRKISKNCPTCKIRLARPRIPVMAPLPPARLAHHEQAFTYTGLDYFGPLQVKLGRSRVKRWIALFTCLTVRAVHLEVAYSLSTESCISCVRRFVGRRGSPMEFFTDNGTNFQGAERALRDQISQGLSATFTSANTKWNFNPPGAPHMGGAWERLVQSVKAAMADAYKDGKLDDEGLYTLVVESECMVNKRPLTYLPLETEQAEALTPNHFLLLSSNGIKVPRRNLQESNTSKEESHRKLLGNSWAVIQHKLDIFWQRWLVEYLPVIRRQPKWFEETKPLEAGDLVMVVETTQRGNWERGKIIEMLANPDGRSRKAIVQIGAKTYVRPVSRLAVLDVLTREIPDISRLHQGEDVKADDLATRSTVGRP from the coding sequence ATGCATCATCGTTCCTTGCAACCCGTCATTATCTTCAGTCGATTTTCCACCTGGAACAAACTCCTCAGAGCAACAGCGTACGTGCTGAGGTACCTGAATTATATAACTGAAAAGCTCCTTACAACAGGACCCTTACAACAGCCAGAACTTCATAAGGCTTCCGTTGGTGTACTCAAACTTGTGCAAAAGGAATCCTTCCCAGAAGAAATTTCGTCGTTAGAAAACAAACGCAACGAAAATGGCCAAAAGCCCATTGGAAAACACAGCTCTATCTACAAACTGATGCCTTTCCTAGACGATGAGGGCCTACTTAGAGAACGGGGACGCATTGGCGCAGTAGCTGATGTAGCGTACGATACTCGTCATCCTATAATTCTTCCAAAGAACCATTATGTCACCCATTTAATAATCTTCGAATTCCACAAACTTTTTCACCACAGAAACAACGAAACTGTCGTAAACGAACTACGACAAATATATTATATTCCAAGAATCCGTGTGTTAGTCAGAAAGATCAGCAAAAATTGCCCAACTTGTAAAATTCGTTTGGCACGGCCGAGAATTCCAGTGATGGCTCCTCTTCCGCCAGCACGTCTCGCACACCATGAACAAGCTTTCACTTACACGGGATTAGATTACTTCGGGCCACTTCAAGTGAAGCTAGGAAGATCTCGAGTCAAACGTTGGATTGCCTTATTCACGTGCTTGACCGTCCGTGCAGTTCACCTCGAGGTTGCATATTCGCTATCAACGGAATCCTGTATTTCTTGCGTTCGACGCTTTGTAGGCCGGCGAGGATCTCCAATGGAGTTTTTTACCGATAACGGAACCAACTTCCAAGGAGCTGAACGCGCTCTACGTGATCAAATTAGCCAGGGACTGTCTGCGACATTTACCAGTGCGAATACAAAATGGAATTTTAATCCACCCGGAGCACCGCATATGGGGGGAGCGTGGGAGAGATTGGTGCAATCGGTGAAAGCTGCTATGGCAGATGCCTATAAAGATGGGAAACTAGATGACGAGGGATTATATACATTGGTCGTGGAGTCGGAATGTATGGTCAATAAGAGGCCTCTGACCTACCTACCTCTAGAGACGGAACAAGCGGAAGCACTCACACCGAACCATTTTTTGCTTCTGAGTTCGAACGGAATCAAGGTTCCTAGACGAAACCTTCAAGAATCGAATACTTCTAAGGAAGAATCACACCGTAAGTTACTAGGGAATTCGTGGGCTGTGATTCAACATAAACTTGATATTTTTTGGCAACGATGGCTGGTCGAGTATTTACCCGTTATAAGACGTCAGCCAAAGTGGTTTGAGGAAACCAAACCGCTCGAAGCCGGAGATCTTGTAATGGTAGTCGAAACAACACAACGGGGCAACTGGGAGCGAGGGAAGATCATCGAGATGTTGGCGAATCCAGACGGGCGATCGCGAAAAGCTATAGTTCAAATTGGGGCCAAAACATACGTTAGACCAGTGTCCCGGTTGGCCGTACTCGATGTACTGACTCGTGAAATTCCGGATATATCCAGATTACACCAGGGGGAGGATGTTAAAGCTGATGATTTGGCCACCCGGTCAACTGTGGGGCGCCCCTGA
- the LOC129741145 gene encoding uncharacterized protein LOC129741145 yields the protein MTGRNGRADSHFEEEDESNCATCNRPDSEEDMVQCDACDAWHHYTCAGVDVAVANLPWICGKCMNAKDDDAASVHSHSSSILSASLSQMMDRQELEREKADLEVQRRHLDERQKLLLNAAADKGLNGVPPREHSNRSVVTTAELELPCADPKQPSCFEPSVVRSAISPFAGALGLASNRIPSHLGVATSIADTSKSPQTSVPVVGGTSSSPTVRSTRQHHVALHELKASVEKCESSDKLSPEQLHDLKRQLDNCRRLLAEYSSDVRPDQLDMPRQTGATRKIARNLPTVPEEHRRPKPNNKPTEYEEEPLIDSVWQVKQSVSQSGFPPFSKHPVNSSQAFHQPTPQQLVARQSLGKELPNFSGDPTEWPIFISNYEFTTDACGFSNGENMLRLQRCLTGAALEAVRSRLVLPAGVPQVRAIPVLRSDRLEGLINFGDAVQTLCDHIEAANEHAHLSNPSLLQELVSKLPSDQQMRWARFRRGFSNVNLKTFNEYIDLVAEDASSVVPLEPDSSTRVSGRERTKSKAFVNSHAEETLDAKELTEPVKEYVCAHCDQVGHRIVDCRTFKALNVEDRWRKIRDMGLCQNCLYNHGRRSCRLRQSCNIDNCQHRHHRLLHPTKVQSSTVTVAEIHIHRNPHMSSLFRIIPVKLFGKLRCVETFAFLDEGSDLTLVENELANDLGATGDKQPLCLKWTGNTSRLETDSQRISLQISGANQDKQYTLMNARTVKSLDLPYQTFRLTDALKTYTYLKGVPISSYVNAKPRILIGIDNLRLALPLKVKEGDSYGPVAVKTRLGWCVYGPRSNREEANSFHICKCSCENDLQESVKKFFTVESSGTSTVNVPLSEEEQRALTLLESSTTRIGNRYETGLLFKNDYVEFPDSYRMAETRLACLERRMQRNPELRENLHRQIQEYESKGYAHKATKCELEAADPRRIWYLPIGVVVNPKKPGKIRIIWDAAAKTEGISLNSALLKGPDQLVSLPGVLFRFRQYRVGVTSDIQEMFHQIRIRKEDTHSQRFLWRADPTEKPSIYLMDVATFGSTCSPASAQFVKNRNAEIHAQLYPEAATAIIRDHYVDDYLASFESEEEALRVSRDVRLVHELERSWNKRMQVTGDGSRRSPTLQMKLPNGEVVHISIRQASGLVGPNSCLSRKQNGLILKNLSPPHQKKYEHQ from the exons ATGACCGGCAGGAATGGAAGAGCCGATTCGCACTTCGAAGAGGAAGACGAATCTAACTGTGCCACGTGTAATAGGCCGGACAGTGAAGAGGACATGGTGCAATGCGACGCATGTGATGCTTGGCATCATTACACGTGCGCTGGAGTGGACGTTGCCGTGGCCAATTTGCCATGGATCTGTGGCAAATGTATGAACGCTAAAGACGATGATGCTGCTTCTGTCCATAGCCATTCCAGTTCCATTCTTTCGGCGAGTCTTAGCCAGATGATGGACCGACAGGAACTCGAAAGGGAGAAGGCTGATCTGGAGGTGCAACGTCGTCACCTGGATGAGCGCCAAAAGCTCTTGTTGAACGCAGCTGCCGATAAAGGATTAAACGGCGTCCCACCTCGGGAACATTCGAATCGATCTGTCGTGACCACAGCTGAATTAGAATTGCCCTGCGCTGATCCTAAACAACCGTCGTGTTTCGAACCCTCTGTGGTACGTTCTGCGATTTCGCCGTTTGCTGGAGCACTTGGACTTGCTTCGAATCGAATTCCATCACATCTAGGAGTAGCGACATCTATTGCTGACACCTCAAAATCGCCACAAACCTCGGTGCCCGTAGTGGGTGGGACCTCATCTTCGCCTACTGTGCGCAGCACGAGACAACACCACGTAGCTTTGCACGAGTTGAAGGCTAGTGTGGAGAAATGTGAGTCTAGCGATAAACTGTCTCCGGAGCAGTTACACGACCTGAAGCGACAGCTGGACAATTGCCGTCGATTGTTAGCGGAATACAGTTCGGATGTTAGACCAGACCAATTGGATATGCCAAGACAAACCGGCGCTACGCGGAAGATAGCTCGTAACTTACCCACTGTTCCGGAAGAACACCGCCGACCTAAACCAAACAACAAGCCAACTGAATACGAGGAAGAACCGTTGATCGATTCTGTTTGGCAAGTTAAACAGTCGGTGAGCCAAAGCGGCTTTCCGCCG TTCTCAAAACACCCAGTGAATTCTTCTCAAGCCTTTCATCAACCAACGCCACAACAACTAGTTGCGCGACAGTCCCTGGGAAAAGAACTTCCCAACTTTTCTGGAGACCCAACGGAATGGCCCATCTTTATTTCCAATTATGAATTCACCACGGATGCCTGCGGCTTTTCCAACGGAGAGAATATGCTTCGTCTGCAGCGATGTTTAACCGGAGCAGCCCTTGAAGCGGTACGGAGTCGACTGGTATTACCTGCAGGGGTTCCACAG GTGCGGGCAATTCCTGTTTTAAGGAGTGATAGATTGGAAGGACTAATCAATTTCGGTGATGCAGTACAAACCCTGTGCGATCATATCGAGGCGGCGAACGAACACGCGCATCTGTCCAATCCATCTTTATTACAAGAACTAGTTTCAAAGCTTCCGTCTGACCAACAGATGAGGTGGGCGAGATTCAGACGAGGGTTTAGCAacgtaaatttgaaaacattcaacGAGTACATAGATTTAGTGGCCGAAGATGCATCGAGTGTTGTGCCTTTGGAACCGGATTCTTCGACTCGCGTAAGTGGACGGGAACGGACAAAATCAAAAGCCTTCGTAAACTCACACGCTGAGGAGACACTCGACGCAAAAGAACTGACGGAACCGGTAAAAGAATACGTTTGTGCACACTGCGATCAAGTTGGACACCGGATTGTTGATTGTAGAACATTCAAAGCTTTGAACGTAGAAGATCGATGGCGGAAAATAAGAGACATGGGactgtgtcaaaattgtctatacaACCACGGGCGTAGATCGTGCCGGTTACGCCAAAGCTGCAATATCGATAATTGTCAACATCGTCACCATCGCCTACTTCATCCTACAAAGGTCCAGTCCAGTACGGTCACGGTAGCTGAAATCCACATTCATCGGAATCCGCACATGTCATCCTTATTCCGAATCATACCAGTGAAGCTGTTCGGGAAGCTAAGGTGCGTTGAGACCTTCGCCTTTCTTGATGAAGGATCAGACCTCACGTTAGTGGAAAATGAACTTGCAAACGATCTAGGTGCAACAGGCGATAAGCAACCACTCTGCCTAAAGTGGACTGGCAATACGTCTCGCCTCGAAACGGACTCCCAGCGAATCTCGCTACAAATTTCGGGAGCCAATCAAGACAAGCAGTACACTTTGATGAATGCTCGCACAGTAAAGAGCCTAGACCTTCCATATCAAACCTTCCGGTTGACAGATGCTTTGAAAACATATACATATCTGAAAGGTGTTCCGATTTCTAGTTATGTCAATGCCAAACCTCGCATTTTGATCGGTATTGATAATTTGAGACTCGCTCTTCCGCTTAAAGTGAAGGAAGGCGATAGTTATGGACCTGTTGCGGTAAAGACAAGATTAGGCTGGTGTGTCTACGGACCACGATCAAACAGGGAAGAAGCAAACAGCTTCCATATTTGCAAATGTTCCTGTGAGAATGATCTTCAAGAATCggtgaaaaagtttttcacagTTGAATCTTCCGGAACATCCACCGTAAATGTCCCTCTCTCGGAGGAAGAACAACGAGCACTAACCTTGCTCGAGTCTTCTACTACTCGGATCGGTAATCGCTATGAAACAGGCCTGCTGTTCAAAAATGACTACGTGGAATTTCCTGATAGCTACCGAATGGCGGAAACTAGGTTAGCCTGCCTGGAACGACGGATGCAACGCAACCCTGAGCTCAGAGAAAATTTACACCGTCAGATTCAAGAGTATGAAAGCAAAGGATACGCGCACAAGGCTACCAAATGCGAATTAGAAGCAGCGGATCCTAGAAGGATTTGGTATCTACCCATCGGAGTAGTTGTAAATCCTAAAAAACCCGGAAAGATCCGAATTATCTGGGATGCGGCCGCAAAAACGGAAGGCATCTCCTTGAACAGCGCGCTTCTCAAAGGTCCAGATCAGCTCGTATCTCTGCCCGGGGTTCTCTTTCGTTTTCGTCAATACAGAGTGGGCGTGACATCCGACATCCAAGAGATGTTCCACCAAATACGTATACGCAAAGAAGACACACATTCGCAACGCTTTTTGTGGCGCGCAGACCCCACCGAAAAACCCAGCATATACTTGATGGACGTCGCCACGTTCGGTAGCACTTGCTCTCCCGCTTCAGCGCAGTTCGTTAAAAACAGAAATGCTGAAATACATGCTCAACTTTATCCGGAAGCGGCTACAGCGATTATTCGCGACCATTACGTGGATGATTATCTGGCTAGTTttgaatcagaagaggaagcaTTAAGAGTTTCCCGAGACGTGCGACTAGTTCATG AGTTGGAGAGATCCTGGAACAAACGGATGCAAGTGACTGGAGATGGGTCCCGTCGAAGTCCAACCCTGCAGATGAAGCTACCAAATGGGGAAGTGGTCCATATTTCAATTCGGCAAGCAAGTGGTTTAGTGGGCCCGAATTCCTGTCTCAGCCGGAAACAAAATGGCCTCATCCTCAAGAACCTATCACCCCCACACCAGAAGAAATACGAACATCAATAA